Proteins encoded in a region of the Triplophysa rosa linkage group LG14, Trosa_1v2, whole genome shotgun sequence genome:
- the aplp1 gene encoding amyloid beta precursor like protein 1 isoform X3 translates to MGQKTSFILMILLSYCVWRDEALAMTEVNGPVGGQHVAEPQIAMFCGRQLLHVNTETGQWEPDPQGRQGCFTQPSKILSYCQEMYPGLQISHVEESSSPATIQGWCKKGWGHCQTRSFIVVPYRCLVGEYVSEALLVPDRCRFLHQEQMDSCESYVFWHNIAKEACTADSLELHSYGMLLPCGDRFRGVEYVCCPGRAGASGRGETETTDAVQEATPVVSIAGQKVVTSVKAIPPTPGPSPETVIEEDDMEEEEEEVVEDEADEDDDDEAAEVEEEPEEEEAAATVKDQEEYEYPIDSHFQGQDYMDNFYYDKTAKASTQPQTRVDNAVPTPRPTDGVDVYFEMPGDDSEHASFLRANMDLEERRMKRINEIMKEWAEADNQSKNLPKSDRQALNEHFQSVLQTLEEQVAGERQRLVETHLARVVATLNNNRRLALESYLSAVQSDPPQPERVLQALKRYMAAEQKDRRHTLRHYQHIESADPQKAEQMKFQVYTHLHVIEERMNQSLALLYKVPGLAEKLHDEIQELVRTERGDISELMTTSFSETRTTEELLPAESEEERDDEEEEERAFQKRPYPPRIDPQPSEKKVSSVDEYDYTTSDRGPTYEYEEKINTSVELKQVVYKSPGIQRDELQPDVLETFNRGAMVGLLVVAVAIAMVMVISLLLVRRKPYGTISHGIVEVDPMLTPEERQLNKMQNHGYENPTYKFFEQMN, encoded by the exons gCTCTGGCCATGACTGAGGTGAATGGACCAGTTGGTGGTCAGCATGTGGCAGAACCTCAGATTGCGATGTTTTGTGGTCGTCAGCTTCTACACGTGAACACTGAGACCGGACAGTGGGAACCAGATCCTCAGGGACGTCAGGGATGTTTCACCCAACCCAGCAAGATCCTGTCATACTGCCAAGAG ATGTATCCGGGACTGCAGATCTCTCACGTGGAAGAGTCTTCATCTCCAGCGACCATCCAGGGCTGGTGTAAGAAGGGCTGGGGTCACTGTCAAACCCGCTCCTTCATCGTGGTGCCCTACAGATGTCTGG ttGGTGAATATGTAAGTGAAGCTCTGCTGGTTCCAGACCGCTGCCGTTTCTTGCACCAGGAGCAGATGGACTCCTGTGAGAGTTACGTGTTCTGGCACAACATTGCCAaagag gcCTGCACAGCTGACAGTCTGGAGTTGCATAGTTACGGGATGCTGTTGCCATGCGGCGACCGTTTCCGTGGGGTGGAGTACGTCTGTTGTCCCGGCAGGGCTGGAGCGAGTGGACGTGGGGAGACGGAGACCACGGACGCAGTTCAAGAAGCAACACCTGTCGTGTCCATAGCTGGACAAAAAGTTGTCACCAG CGTAAAAGCGATTCCGCCGACACCCGGTCCCTCTCCTGAGACTGTCATAGAAGAAGATGAcatggaggaggaagaggaggaagtAGTGGAGGATGAAGCAGATGAAGACGATGATGATGAAGCAGCTGAGGTAGAAGAGGAACCAGAAGAGGAGGAAGCTGCCGCAACTGTGAAAGATCAGGAGGAGTACGAGTATCCCATCGATTCTCATTTCCAGGGTCAAGACTACATGGATAACTTCTATTACGATAAGACGGCCAAAGCATCCACTCAACCGCAAACACGGGTGGACAACG CAGTGCCCACTCCTCGTCCTACAGACGGTGTTGATGTGTATTTCGAGATGCCGGGCGACGACAGCGAACATGCCAGCTTCCTGCGTGCTAATATGGACCTGGAGGAACGACGAATGAAACGCATCAATGAG ATCATGAAGGAGTGGGCAGAGGCCGACAACCAATCAAAAAACCTGCCGAAGTCAGACCGCCAGGCACTGAATGAG CATTTCCAGTCTGTTCTGCAGACTCTTGAGGAGCAGGTAGCCGGTGAGAGACAGAGGTTGGTGGAGACACATTTGGCCCGTGTGGTGGCCACTCTGAATAACAACCGAAGACTGGCTCTAGAAAGCTATCTGAGCGCCGTACAGAGCGACCCACCTCAG CCAGAGCGAGTTCTTCAGGCGTTGAAGCGTTACATGGCCGCAGAGCAGAAGGACCGGAGACACACGCTGCGTCATTACCAGCACATCGAGTCCGCCGACCCCCAGAAAGCTGAACAGATGAAATTCCAG GTGTACACACACCTGCATGTGATCGAGGAGAGGATGAACCAGAGTCTGGCTCTGCTCTATAAGGTCCCCGGCCTGGCCGAGAAACTTCATGATGAAATCC AGGAGTTAGTTAGAACTGAGAGGGGTGACATCAGTGAACTTATGACCACTTCCTTCTCTGAGACACGGACCACTGAGGAACTTCTTCCTGCTGAGAGTGAGGAAGAGAGAGAtgatgaagaggaggaggagagagcTTTCCAGAAGCGACCCTACCCACCACGCATCG ATCCCCAGCCAAGTGAAAAGAAAG TTTCCTCTGTGGATGAATATGATTACACCACATCTGATAGAGGACCAACTTATGAATATGAAgaaaaa ATTAACACATCTGTGGAATTGAAGCAGGTGGTCTACAAGTCTCCAGGAATTCAGAGAGATGAGCTG CAGCCGGATGTTTTGGAGACGTTCAACCGTGGGGCGATGGTGGGCCTGCTGGTGGTCGCTGTGGCCATCGCTATGGTGATGGTCATCAGCTTGTTGCTCGTCCGCCGTAAGCCGTATGGAACCATCAGCCACGGCATAGTAGAG GTCGACCCCATGCTGACCCCCGAGGAGAGGCAGCTCAATAAGATGCAGAATCACGGCTATGAAAACCCCACTTACAAATTCTTCGAGCAGATGAACTGA
- the aplp1 gene encoding amyloid beta precursor like protein 1 isoform X2 has translation MGQKTSFILMILLSYCVWRDEALAMTEVNGPVGGQHVAEPQIAMFCGRQLLHVNTETGQWEPDPQGRQGCFTQPSKILSYCQEMYPGLQISHVEESSSPATIQGWCKKGWGHCQTRSFIVVPYRCLVGEYVSEALLVPDRCRFLHQEQMDSCESYVFWHNIAKEACTADSLELHSYGMLLPCGDRFRGVEYVCCPGRAGASGRGETETTDAVQEATPVVSIAGQKVVTSVKAIPPTPGPSPETVIEEDDMEEEEEEVVEDEADEDDDDEAAEVEEEPEEEEAAATVKDQEEYEYPIDSHFQGQDYMDNFYYDKTAKASTQPQTRVDNVPTPRPTDGVDVYFEMPGDDSEHASFLRANMDLEERRMKRINEIMKEWAEADNQSKNLPKSDRQALNEHFQSVLQTLEEQVAGERQRLVETHLARVVATLNNNRRLALESYLSAVQSDPPQPERVLQALKRYMAAEQKDRRHTLRHYQHIESADPQKAEQMKFQVYTHLHVIEERMNQSLALLYKVPGLAEKLHDEIQELVRTERGDISELMTTSFSETRTTEELLPAESEEERDDEEEEERAFQKRPYPPRIDPQPSEKKVSSVDEYDYTTSDRGPTYEYEEKINTSVELKQVVYKSPGIQRDELQPDVLETFNRGAMVGLLVVAVAIAMVMVISLLLVRRKPYGTISHGIVEQVDPMLTPEERQLNKMQNHGYENPTYKFFEQMN, from the exons gCTCTGGCCATGACTGAGGTGAATGGACCAGTTGGTGGTCAGCATGTGGCAGAACCTCAGATTGCGATGTTTTGTGGTCGTCAGCTTCTACACGTGAACACTGAGACCGGACAGTGGGAACCAGATCCTCAGGGACGTCAGGGATGTTTCACCCAACCCAGCAAGATCCTGTCATACTGCCAAGAG ATGTATCCGGGACTGCAGATCTCTCACGTGGAAGAGTCTTCATCTCCAGCGACCATCCAGGGCTGGTGTAAGAAGGGCTGGGGTCACTGTCAAACCCGCTCCTTCATCGTGGTGCCCTACAGATGTCTGG ttGGTGAATATGTAAGTGAAGCTCTGCTGGTTCCAGACCGCTGCCGTTTCTTGCACCAGGAGCAGATGGACTCCTGTGAGAGTTACGTGTTCTGGCACAACATTGCCAaagag gcCTGCACAGCTGACAGTCTGGAGTTGCATAGTTACGGGATGCTGTTGCCATGCGGCGACCGTTTCCGTGGGGTGGAGTACGTCTGTTGTCCCGGCAGGGCTGGAGCGAGTGGACGTGGGGAGACGGAGACCACGGACGCAGTTCAAGAAGCAACACCTGTCGTGTCCATAGCTGGACAAAAAGTTGTCACCAG CGTAAAAGCGATTCCGCCGACACCCGGTCCCTCTCCTGAGACTGTCATAGAAGAAGATGAcatggaggaggaagaggaggaagtAGTGGAGGATGAAGCAGATGAAGACGATGATGATGAAGCAGCTGAGGTAGAAGAGGAACCAGAAGAGGAGGAAGCTGCCGCAACTGTGAAAGATCAGGAGGAGTACGAGTATCCCATCGATTCTCATTTCCAGGGTCAAGACTACATGGATAACTTCTATTACGATAAGACGGCCAAAGCATCCACTCAACCGCAAACACGGGTGGACAACG TGCCCACTCCTCGTCCTACAGACGGTGTTGATGTGTATTTCGAGATGCCGGGCGACGACAGCGAACATGCCAGCTTCCTGCGTGCTAATATGGACCTGGAGGAACGACGAATGAAACGCATCAATGAG ATCATGAAGGAGTGGGCAGAGGCCGACAACCAATCAAAAAACCTGCCGAAGTCAGACCGCCAGGCACTGAATGAG CATTTCCAGTCTGTTCTGCAGACTCTTGAGGAGCAGGTAGCCGGTGAGAGACAGAGGTTGGTGGAGACACATTTGGCCCGTGTGGTGGCCACTCTGAATAACAACCGAAGACTGGCTCTAGAAAGCTATCTGAGCGCCGTACAGAGCGACCCACCTCAG CCAGAGCGAGTTCTTCAGGCGTTGAAGCGTTACATGGCCGCAGAGCAGAAGGACCGGAGACACACGCTGCGTCATTACCAGCACATCGAGTCCGCCGACCCCCAGAAAGCTGAACAGATGAAATTCCAG GTGTACACACACCTGCATGTGATCGAGGAGAGGATGAACCAGAGTCTGGCTCTGCTCTATAAGGTCCCCGGCCTGGCCGAGAAACTTCATGATGAAATCC AGGAGTTAGTTAGAACTGAGAGGGGTGACATCAGTGAACTTATGACCACTTCCTTCTCTGAGACACGGACCACTGAGGAACTTCTTCCTGCTGAGAGTGAGGAAGAGAGAGAtgatgaagaggaggaggagagagcTTTCCAGAAGCGACCCTACCCACCACGCATCG ATCCCCAGCCAAGTGAAAAGAAAG TTTCCTCTGTGGATGAATATGATTACACCACATCTGATAGAGGACCAACTTATGAATATGAAgaaaaa ATTAACACATCTGTGGAATTGAAGCAGGTGGTCTACAAGTCTCCAGGAATTCAGAGAGATGAGCTG CAGCCGGATGTTTTGGAGACGTTCAACCGTGGGGCGATGGTGGGCCTGCTGGTGGTCGCTGTGGCCATCGCTATGGTGATGGTCATCAGCTTGTTGCTCGTCCGCCGTAAGCCGTATGGAACCATCAGCCACGGCATAGTAGAG CAGGTCGACCCCATGCTGACCCCCGAGGAGAGGCAGCTCAATAAGATGCAGAATCACGGCTATGAAAACCCCACTTACAAATTCTTCGAGCAGATGAACTGA
- the aplp1 gene encoding amyloid beta precursor like protein 1 isoform X1, with the protein MGQKTSFILMILLSYCVWRDEALAMTEVNGPVGGQHVAEPQIAMFCGRQLLHVNTETGQWEPDPQGRQGCFTQPSKILSYCQEMYPGLQISHVEESSSPATIQGWCKKGWGHCQTRSFIVVPYRCLVGEYVSEALLVPDRCRFLHQEQMDSCESYVFWHNIAKEACTADSLELHSYGMLLPCGDRFRGVEYVCCPGRAGASGRGETETTDAVQEATPVVSIAGQKVVTSVKAIPPTPGPSPETVIEEDDMEEEEEEVVEDEADEDDDDEAAEVEEEPEEEEAAATVKDQEEYEYPIDSHFQGQDYMDNFYYDKTAKASTQPQTRVDNAVPTPRPTDGVDVYFEMPGDDSEHASFLRANMDLEERRMKRINEIMKEWAEADNQSKNLPKSDRQALNEHFQSVLQTLEEQVAGERQRLVETHLARVVATLNNNRRLALESYLSAVQSDPPQPERVLQALKRYMAAEQKDRRHTLRHYQHIESADPQKAEQMKFQVYTHLHVIEERMNQSLALLYKVPGLAEKLHDEIQELVRTERGDISELMTTSFSETRTTEELLPAESEEERDDEEEEERAFQKRPYPPRIDPQPSEKKVSSVDEYDYTTSDRGPTYEYEEKINTSVELKQVVYKSPGIQRDELQPDVLETFNRGAMVGLLVVAVAIAMVMVISLLLVRRKPYGTISHGIVEQVDPMLTPEERQLNKMQNHGYENPTYKFFEQMN; encoded by the exons gCTCTGGCCATGACTGAGGTGAATGGACCAGTTGGTGGTCAGCATGTGGCAGAACCTCAGATTGCGATGTTTTGTGGTCGTCAGCTTCTACACGTGAACACTGAGACCGGACAGTGGGAACCAGATCCTCAGGGACGTCAGGGATGTTTCACCCAACCCAGCAAGATCCTGTCATACTGCCAAGAG ATGTATCCGGGACTGCAGATCTCTCACGTGGAAGAGTCTTCATCTCCAGCGACCATCCAGGGCTGGTGTAAGAAGGGCTGGGGTCACTGTCAAACCCGCTCCTTCATCGTGGTGCCCTACAGATGTCTGG ttGGTGAATATGTAAGTGAAGCTCTGCTGGTTCCAGACCGCTGCCGTTTCTTGCACCAGGAGCAGATGGACTCCTGTGAGAGTTACGTGTTCTGGCACAACATTGCCAaagag gcCTGCACAGCTGACAGTCTGGAGTTGCATAGTTACGGGATGCTGTTGCCATGCGGCGACCGTTTCCGTGGGGTGGAGTACGTCTGTTGTCCCGGCAGGGCTGGAGCGAGTGGACGTGGGGAGACGGAGACCACGGACGCAGTTCAAGAAGCAACACCTGTCGTGTCCATAGCTGGACAAAAAGTTGTCACCAG CGTAAAAGCGATTCCGCCGACACCCGGTCCCTCTCCTGAGACTGTCATAGAAGAAGATGAcatggaggaggaagaggaggaagtAGTGGAGGATGAAGCAGATGAAGACGATGATGATGAAGCAGCTGAGGTAGAAGAGGAACCAGAAGAGGAGGAAGCTGCCGCAACTGTGAAAGATCAGGAGGAGTACGAGTATCCCATCGATTCTCATTTCCAGGGTCAAGACTACATGGATAACTTCTATTACGATAAGACGGCCAAAGCATCCACTCAACCGCAAACACGGGTGGACAACG CAGTGCCCACTCCTCGTCCTACAGACGGTGTTGATGTGTATTTCGAGATGCCGGGCGACGACAGCGAACATGCCAGCTTCCTGCGTGCTAATATGGACCTGGAGGAACGACGAATGAAACGCATCAATGAG ATCATGAAGGAGTGGGCAGAGGCCGACAACCAATCAAAAAACCTGCCGAAGTCAGACCGCCAGGCACTGAATGAG CATTTCCAGTCTGTTCTGCAGACTCTTGAGGAGCAGGTAGCCGGTGAGAGACAGAGGTTGGTGGAGACACATTTGGCCCGTGTGGTGGCCACTCTGAATAACAACCGAAGACTGGCTCTAGAAAGCTATCTGAGCGCCGTACAGAGCGACCCACCTCAG CCAGAGCGAGTTCTTCAGGCGTTGAAGCGTTACATGGCCGCAGAGCAGAAGGACCGGAGACACACGCTGCGTCATTACCAGCACATCGAGTCCGCCGACCCCCAGAAAGCTGAACAGATGAAATTCCAG GTGTACACACACCTGCATGTGATCGAGGAGAGGATGAACCAGAGTCTGGCTCTGCTCTATAAGGTCCCCGGCCTGGCCGAGAAACTTCATGATGAAATCC AGGAGTTAGTTAGAACTGAGAGGGGTGACATCAGTGAACTTATGACCACTTCCTTCTCTGAGACACGGACCACTGAGGAACTTCTTCCTGCTGAGAGTGAGGAAGAGAGAGAtgatgaagaggaggaggagagagcTTTCCAGAAGCGACCCTACCCACCACGCATCG ATCCCCAGCCAAGTGAAAAGAAAG TTTCCTCTGTGGATGAATATGATTACACCACATCTGATAGAGGACCAACTTATGAATATGAAgaaaaa ATTAACACATCTGTGGAATTGAAGCAGGTGGTCTACAAGTCTCCAGGAATTCAGAGAGATGAGCTG CAGCCGGATGTTTTGGAGACGTTCAACCGTGGGGCGATGGTGGGCCTGCTGGTGGTCGCTGTGGCCATCGCTATGGTGATGGTCATCAGCTTGTTGCTCGTCCGCCGTAAGCCGTATGGAACCATCAGCCACGGCATAGTAGAG CAGGTCGACCCCATGCTGACCCCCGAGGAGAGGCAGCTCAATAAGATGCAGAATCACGGCTATGAAAACCCCACTTACAAATTCTTCGAGCAGATGAACTGA
- the aplp1 gene encoding amyloid beta precursor like protein 1 isoform X5, with protein MGQKTSFILMILLSYCVWRDEALAMTEVNGPVGGQHVAEPQIAMFCGRQLLHVNTETGQWEPDPQGRQGCFTQPSKILSYCQEMYPGLQISHVEESSSPATIQGWCKKGWGHCQTRSFIVVPYRCLVGEYVSEALLVPDRCRFLHQEQMDSCESYVFWHNIAKEACTADSLELHSYGMLLPCGDRFRGVEYVCCPGRAGASGRGETETTDAVQEATPVVSIAGQKVVTSVKAIPPTPGPSPETVIEEDDMEEEEEEVVEDEADEDDDDEAAEVEEEPEEEEAAATVKDQEEYEYPIDSHFQGQDYMDNFYYDKTAKASTQPQTRVDNVPTPRPTDGVDVYFEMPGDDSEHASFLRANMDLEERRMKRINEIMKEWAEADNQSKNLPKSDRQALNEHFQSVLQTLEEQVAGERQRLVETHLARVVATLNNNRRLALESYLSAVQSDPPQPERVLQALKRYMAAEQKDRRHTLRHYQHIESADPQKAEQMKFQVYTHLHVIEERMNQSLALLYKVPGLAEKLHDEIQELVRTERGDISELMTTSFSETRTTEELLPAESEEERDDEEEEERAFQKRPYPPRIDPQPSEKKVSSVDEYDYTTSDRGPTYEYEEKINTSVELKQVVYKSPGIQRDELQPDVLETFNRGAMVGLLVVAVAIAMVMVISLLLVRRKPYGTISHGIVEVDPMLTPEERQLNKMQNHGYENPTYKFFEQMN; from the exons gCTCTGGCCATGACTGAGGTGAATGGACCAGTTGGTGGTCAGCATGTGGCAGAACCTCAGATTGCGATGTTTTGTGGTCGTCAGCTTCTACACGTGAACACTGAGACCGGACAGTGGGAACCAGATCCTCAGGGACGTCAGGGATGTTTCACCCAACCCAGCAAGATCCTGTCATACTGCCAAGAG ATGTATCCGGGACTGCAGATCTCTCACGTGGAAGAGTCTTCATCTCCAGCGACCATCCAGGGCTGGTGTAAGAAGGGCTGGGGTCACTGTCAAACCCGCTCCTTCATCGTGGTGCCCTACAGATGTCTGG ttGGTGAATATGTAAGTGAAGCTCTGCTGGTTCCAGACCGCTGCCGTTTCTTGCACCAGGAGCAGATGGACTCCTGTGAGAGTTACGTGTTCTGGCACAACATTGCCAaagag gcCTGCACAGCTGACAGTCTGGAGTTGCATAGTTACGGGATGCTGTTGCCATGCGGCGACCGTTTCCGTGGGGTGGAGTACGTCTGTTGTCCCGGCAGGGCTGGAGCGAGTGGACGTGGGGAGACGGAGACCACGGACGCAGTTCAAGAAGCAACACCTGTCGTGTCCATAGCTGGACAAAAAGTTGTCACCAG CGTAAAAGCGATTCCGCCGACACCCGGTCCCTCTCCTGAGACTGTCATAGAAGAAGATGAcatggaggaggaagaggaggaagtAGTGGAGGATGAAGCAGATGAAGACGATGATGATGAAGCAGCTGAGGTAGAAGAGGAACCAGAAGAGGAGGAAGCTGCCGCAACTGTGAAAGATCAGGAGGAGTACGAGTATCCCATCGATTCTCATTTCCAGGGTCAAGACTACATGGATAACTTCTATTACGATAAGACGGCCAAAGCATCCACTCAACCGCAAACACGGGTGGACAACG TGCCCACTCCTCGTCCTACAGACGGTGTTGATGTGTATTTCGAGATGCCGGGCGACGACAGCGAACATGCCAGCTTCCTGCGTGCTAATATGGACCTGGAGGAACGACGAATGAAACGCATCAATGAG ATCATGAAGGAGTGGGCAGAGGCCGACAACCAATCAAAAAACCTGCCGAAGTCAGACCGCCAGGCACTGAATGAG CATTTCCAGTCTGTTCTGCAGACTCTTGAGGAGCAGGTAGCCGGTGAGAGACAGAGGTTGGTGGAGACACATTTGGCCCGTGTGGTGGCCACTCTGAATAACAACCGAAGACTGGCTCTAGAAAGCTATCTGAGCGCCGTACAGAGCGACCCACCTCAG CCAGAGCGAGTTCTTCAGGCGTTGAAGCGTTACATGGCCGCAGAGCAGAAGGACCGGAGACACACGCTGCGTCATTACCAGCACATCGAGTCCGCCGACCCCCAGAAAGCTGAACAGATGAAATTCCAG GTGTACACACACCTGCATGTGATCGAGGAGAGGATGAACCAGAGTCTGGCTCTGCTCTATAAGGTCCCCGGCCTGGCCGAGAAACTTCATGATGAAATCC AGGAGTTAGTTAGAACTGAGAGGGGTGACATCAGTGAACTTATGACCACTTCCTTCTCTGAGACACGGACCACTGAGGAACTTCTTCCTGCTGAGAGTGAGGAAGAGAGAGAtgatgaagaggaggaggagagagcTTTCCAGAAGCGACCCTACCCACCACGCATCG ATCCCCAGCCAAGTGAAAAGAAAG TTTCCTCTGTGGATGAATATGATTACACCACATCTGATAGAGGACCAACTTATGAATATGAAgaaaaa ATTAACACATCTGTGGAATTGAAGCAGGTGGTCTACAAGTCTCCAGGAATTCAGAGAGATGAGCTG CAGCCGGATGTTTTGGAGACGTTCAACCGTGGGGCGATGGTGGGCCTGCTGGTGGTCGCTGTGGCCATCGCTATGGTGATGGTCATCAGCTTGTTGCTCGTCCGCCGTAAGCCGTATGGAACCATCAGCCACGGCATAGTAGAG GTCGACCCCATGCTGACCCCCGAGGAGAGGCAGCTCAATAAGATGCAGAATCACGGCTATGAAAACCCCACTTACAAATTCTTCGAGCAGATGAACTGA
- the aplp1 gene encoding amyloid beta precursor like protein 1 isoform X4: MGQKTSFILMILLSYCVWRDEALAMTEVNGPVGGQHVAEPQIAMFCGRQLLHVNTETGQWEPDPQGRQGCFTQPSKILSYCQEMYPGLQISHVEESSSPATIQGWCKKGWGHCQTRSFIVVPYRCLVGEYVSEALLVPDRCRFLHQEQMDSCESYVFWHNIAKEACTADSLELHSYGMLLPCGDRFRGVEYVCCPGRAGASGRGETETTDAVQEATPVVSIAGQKVVTSVKAIPPTPGPSPETVIEEDDMEEEEEEVVEDEADEDDDDEAAEVEEEPEEEEAAATVKDQEEYEYPIDSHFQGQDYMDNFYYDKTAKASTQPQTRVDNAVPTPRPTDGVDVYFEMPGDDSEHASFLRANMDLEERRMKRINEIMKEWAEADNQSKNLPKSDRQALNEHFQSVLQTLEEQVAGERQRLVETHLARVVATLNNNRRLALESYLSAVQSDPPQPERVLQALKRYMAAEQKDRRHTLRHYQHIESADPQKAEQMKFQVYTHLHVIEERMNQSLALLYKVPGLAEKLHDEIQELVRTERGDISELMTTSFSETRTTEELLPAESEEERDDEEEEERAFQKRPYPPRIDPQPSEKKVSSVDEYDYTTSDRGPTYEYEEKINTSVELKQVVYKSPGIQRDELPDVLETFNRGAMVGLLVVAVAIAMVMVISLLLVRRKPYGTISHGIVEQVDPMLTPEERQLNKMQNHGYENPTYKFFEQMN; the protein is encoded by the exons gCTCTGGCCATGACTGAGGTGAATGGACCAGTTGGTGGTCAGCATGTGGCAGAACCTCAGATTGCGATGTTTTGTGGTCGTCAGCTTCTACACGTGAACACTGAGACCGGACAGTGGGAACCAGATCCTCAGGGACGTCAGGGATGTTTCACCCAACCCAGCAAGATCCTGTCATACTGCCAAGAG ATGTATCCGGGACTGCAGATCTCTCACGTGGAAGAGTCTTCATCTCCAGCGACCATCCAGGGCTGGTGTAAGAAGGGCTGGGGTCACTGTCAAACCCGCTCCTTCATCGTGGTGCCCTACAGATGTCTGG ttGGTGAATATGTAAGTGAAGCTCTGCTGGTTCCAGACCGCTGCCGTTTCTTGCACCAGGAGCAGATGGACTCCTGTGAGAGTTACGTGTTCTGGCACAACATTGCCAaagag gcCTGCACAGCTGACAGTCTGGAGTTGCATAGTTACGGGATGCTGTTGCCATGCGGCGACCGTTTCCGTGGGGTGGAGTACGTCTGTTGTCCCGGCAGGGCTGGAGCGAGTGGACGTGGGGAGACGGAGACCACGGACGCAGTTCAAGAAGCAACACCTGTCGTGTCCATAGCTGGACAAAAAGTTGTCACCAG CGTAAAAGCGATTCCGCCGACACCCGGTCCCTCTCCTGAGACTGTCATAGAAGAAGATGAcatggaggaggaagaggaggaagtAGTGGAGGATGAAGCAGATGAAGACGATGATGATGAAGCAGCTGAGGTAGAAGAGGAACCAGAAGAGGAGGAAGCTGCCGCAACTGTGAAAGATCAGGAGGAGTACGAGTATCCCATCGATTCTCATTTCCAGGGTCAAGACTACATGGATAACTTCTATTACGATAAGACGGCCAAAGCATCCACTCAACCGCAAACACGGGTGGACAACG CAGTGCCCACTCCTCGTCCTACAGACGGTGTTGATGTGTATTTCGAGATGCCGGGCGACGACAGCGAACATGCCAGCTTCCTGCGTGCTAATATGGACCTGGAGGAACGACGAATGAAACGCATCAATGAG ATCATGAAGGAGTGGGCAGAGGCCGACAACCAATCAAAAAACCTGCCGAAGTCAGACCGCCAGGCACTGAATGAG CATTTCCAGTCTGTTCTGCAGACTCTTGAGGAGCAGGTAGCCGGTGAGAGACAGAGGTTGGTGGAGACACATTTGGCCCGTGTGGTGGCCACTCTGAATAACAACCGAAGACTGGCTCTAGAAAGCTATCTGAGCGCCGTACAGAGCGACCCACCTCAG CCAGAGCGAGTTCTTCAGGCGTTGAAGCGTTACATGGCCGCAGAGCAGAAGGACCGGAGACACACGCTGCGTCATTACCAGCACATCGAGTCCGCCGACCCCCAGAAAGCTGAACAGATGAAATTCCAG GTGTACACACACCTGCATGTGATCGAGGAGAGGATGAACCAGAGTCTGGCTCTGCTCTATAAGGTCCCCGGCCTGGCCGAGAAACTTCATGATGAAATCC AGGAGTTAGTTAGAACTGAGAGGGGTGACATCAGTGAACTTATGACCACTTCCTTCTCTGAGACACGGACCACTGAGGAACTTCTTCCTGCTGAGAGTGAGGAAGAGAGAGAtgatgaagaggaggaggagagagcTTTCCAGAAGCGACCCTACCCACCACGCATCG ATCCCCAGCCAAGTGAAAAGAAAG TTTCCTCTGTGGATGAATATGATTACACCACATCTGATAGAGGACCAACTTATGAATATGAAgaaaaa ATTAACACATCTGTGGAATTGAAGCAGGTGGTCTACAAGTCTCCAGGAATTCAGAGAGATGAGCTG CCGGATGTTTTGGAGACGTTCAACCGTGGGGCGATGGTGGGCCTGCTGGTGGTCGCTGTGGCCATCGCTATGGTGATGGTCATCAGCTTGTTGCTCGTCCGCCGTAAGCCGTATGGAACCATCAGCCACGGCATAGTAGAG CAGGTCGACCCCATGCTGACCCCCGAGGAGAGGCAGCTCAATAAGATGCAGAATCACGGCTATGAAAACCCCACTTACAAATTCTTCGAGCAGATGAACTGA